The Paramisgurnus dabryanus chromosome 17, PD_genome_1.1, whole genome shotgun sequence genome includes the window TGAAAAGACTTGTTGacaatgttcttacctcaaaataaaatcataataaaaCATCAGACAAATAAGGAAAAGTATTCAATTCTATGAATAataatgtactgtactgtaatctcATCTTTGCttttaaatgtatacaaattttatatacaaatttattcataAGGATGACAGCACATTCTACTACTGTAGCAACATGGGTGATtatacattttcagatttttcaaatggttatatttttaattattttaattatttggtACTTACTTTCAAGAATCAAGATGTTATAGGCTATAACAACaatattttcttgtaaaaaGTATCTTATATAGCTGAAAATCTTGATTTCCTATTGTCCGAATTAGTCAGTGTCAGTTCTGTTAGTGTCAAAATATATTACCAGTGTAGTGTGATCAATGCATGTAGAAATGTTAAATGTACTGAATTTTTTCCACAGCTGTAATGATCCATTaagttaaaacaaaataaattagaATTTCTTAAAGGTACAGTGTGTAAAATTTAAAAGGATCTAATGACAGAAattctatattatatacataactatattatcagtggtgtataaagaccttacataatgtactgttttgtgtttattacctaagaaggagacgtttttatctacatacactgtgggtccccttacatggaagtcgccattttgtgccgccatgtttctacagtagccctaaatcagactaactgctctacagagcacGTTTTCTCACTACTGTATTTTGTCTTAaacaacaacatgtttgtcctgtggcagctaccgtagcttctctatgcgtttcagtAAATGGTGgcctgagccgttggttgcaattcacaatcttactgcaagatgccactaaaatctacacactgcacctttaaaatttgGTCGCACTCGTGAGATTATAAAAGAATGTCCAGTTACGTTGTTAAATAGTCTTTTAATGTCTGTAGTTACTGTAAACACATCAAATGTACAACATATATTGTAATTACAGAGTTGTAAGTTTTATGCACAGTCGGTTCagaaatgcagcatttttgtcaaatcaacaaatAGTTTTGTTACTTTAACACAACGAATTAAGTTTAACAATTTAAACttgattttaaaacttttttaagtcgaaacttaaaatagtaggttgaattgactggCAAAagcaagttgttttaacttcatgctgcatttttaaaCCAACATTAAAACAACAGTTTGCAAGGTCAAATCAACAAAAGTTTattattgtgcaaaatattgcttAATCTTTTTTTCTGCATTTCACAGATGATCATACTCATCCCAGTCCCTTAGCAATCTGACCCACATAAGAAATGATGTGGGCACCATTTAAATTAATTGAAATTAAAGCTCCAGCCCTTATTCTTAATGAGGTAGACGACAATCTGAACACCTGGATGGATCCATTAGTTATTAAACTTGTTATGCAAATTGTTTATCTGATGATGTCATTCATTGGTCAAATAGCCAAGCCTCCTGCACAGTATTTCAAAAATCTCTGCCATACACAAAATCATGGTGATTATGGTAAAGATGTACATTGCGCTGAGAAAGATGGTCTTTTCGAAATGCTCAGGGACCATGCACTTGGTGACGTTTAAAGTCTTTTCCATTGAACTTGCATCACAGAAATACAGGGAATGAACCAGGAATCCAAAGAGTCGACTCTGAAGCCAAAACGCTGCTACCTCCAGGACAATTCGCAGGAGGACAGAAATGATGTAGAACACGGTGTATGTCCGTCGGTCCAGAATGTCCTCTTGGTCGATGTTTTTATATGCTGCGTAAAGGTGAAACACAGCTCCTGGAACCAGCACAGTAACTAACTGAAGGGCCCAAAACACCTAAAAATACAACGCAAACATTTACTATAGGCTACAAATGCTTTTTTGTATGTTAGCTTCAAGCACCTATAATTGAACACATGCAAGTTAATACTTTAATGTACAGTACTTCCTTTTTTggtctttaaaataaaatcatatttttactCCTCAATAAAAAACTTTACCTGAGGCGTTACAGGTCTAAATTGATTGTAACAGAAAAGGTTGAGCTCTCTCCTGTCTGGATCACAGCTAAAATGAAGGGCTTCATTCCCATAAACCGCAAATCCCAGAACTCCCAAGAAGAACATCCGCACAGAGCCAAAAAACAGGGTGTGAAACTGACCAATCACAGTTGGAGGCCGAAGCtaaaaaaaattgataaaaGTAGAGCATTGGAGAATACGGTGttaatatatacaaaattaatacaataaatacaagatacaaaaaaaaaaaaaaaactgaagacaGAAAATATTGACATGGTTTGTAACTTTCTATATTTTcatggttgttagatttttacattttataaaacagGATGACTGGTTGATGCTATAAGATCATGCTTTCAGATGAACTTGACTTTGAGATTTGACTTTATTATTCTAGTCATACTATACTATATCATAACATTTGCtataaaaactaataaaatataaagaGTGTAAAAAGAAAATCAAGTAAATGTCACAGCGTACAAACCACACACAGTTGTTGTTTACTTACACATCCCTCATAGAAGTTCTTTATGTAGTTTAAAGACATGATGGTTCTTAAGGTTTTACTACTTTATGAATCTTGGCTGTCATTTCAGCCCTGCTGAACATCAACTCAAACTCCGCTTTACCTTCGCAGTTGAGCAAAAGCTCTGGTCAATGCATTTTTCCCTTTCAACCACTCTACCTTCATCAATTTACCCATGAGGTACAAAACACCaacaaaaagaaataaacaaaagcACTGAACATGTGGTCCACACATAATCCCCAGACAAAAACGTCAGCAAAAAAATAAACCTTTGACCCATATGGGGAAACTTGGGACCGTGTCAATGAATTCAGTGAATATTAAAGGTGAAATTAACAAATGCAATTGATCTTTTAAAATTTGAAGTATGACTTTAGTGTAATATATAAATTACAATGAACTGGGGTTCAAAAGATTacaactacactgtaaaaaattagctgtaattatgcagctggttgccaataacttactgtagaaaataaaaactgaaaatgtttcatgttcatttaactttgaacaaactgttgccagtaaataacataaatgtaaaatctacactaagttactggcaaccagctaccagtaatactgtcatttctacagaatgtttttttaaagtgtaggaTTCAAAATTCAGTATAAACTAGgaataaagttaaaaaagttaactaattataaagtaaaataatgaacataataactcaaaaaacataactCAAAATGGAAAATTCtcaaaatggaaaaaaatactaatagaatttaatgaaagaaattaaattaaattaaataatacaaAGTTTCCTTACTTTTGGACATCACTGTATATTAAaagatacatacagtatatggacAATTAATTGTGTATATTTTCCATAATATATTAATgtaacatacactgtaaaaaaaaattaaggctgGATTTACTAACAAAATAGAGTGTATCATTTTTTTGCATCCACAAGTTTTACTTGAAATGTTTATTGCATAAATTGCTttaaattccatgtaaaacttacttaaaaaaatagatgcaataattatgcactatatttttgagtaaatctagcctttattttttcagtgtaagtagacaaataaaaacatatattctaaataaataaataaatctttttatAGCAGACTTCTTACCAGCCGAAGTCCAAGTGGAGAGCTTGTCCTCCTCATTTATTCAGATATAGAGCCAAAACCTTATGGGAAATAAGTCTCTGATAGTCCTAACATCTCAAAGCTGATAAAGTCACTGATGTAAAAATTGTCAACATTTCCTTGCGTTGCTTTTACAGTTTTACTGTGCAATGCAAACACAATCTCGTAAACTGTGTGAGTCTATAAACATACCACTGAGCTGAGCTGTGCTTTACACTTCATCAAAAGAGCTTTTCACACTGAGATTAATGGAGGCATGCTCAAAATATTTGTGCTGCTGAGCATTGGTTACTGTAGCATCAATGATTTTCTATTGGCTAATGTGAagcttgtgatgtcagaattaTACTGTAATGCATACACA containing:
- the LOC135737754 gene encoding gap junction epsilon-1 protein, translating into MSLNYIKNFYEGCLRPPTVIGQFHTLFFGSVRMFFLGVLGFAVYGNEALHFSCDPDRRELNLFCYNQFRPVTPQVFWALQLVTVLVPGAVFHLYAAYKNIDQEDILDRRTYTVFYIISVLLRIVLEVAAFWLQSRLFGFLVHSLYFCDASSMEKTLNVTKCMVPEHFEKTIFLSAMYIFTIITMILCMAEIFEILCRRLGYLTNE